The following proteins come from a genomic window of Gynuella sunshinyii YC6258:
- the dnaX gene encoding DNA polymerase III subunit gamma/tau: MSYQVLARKWRPKTFSQMVGQQHVLKALINALQNDRLHHAYLFTGTRGVGKTTIARLFAKSLNCEQGVSADPCGVCAACVEVDEGRFVDLIEVDAASRTKVEDTRELLDNVQYAPTRGRYKIYLIDEVHMLSNHSFNALLKTLEEPPPHVKFLLATTDPQKLPVTVLSRCLQFNLKNMSSEQVVRYLQHILAQEQIDYEESALWLLGRAADGSMRDALSLTDQAIAYGQGRIVESDVSAMLGTMDRRQIFGLLDALTRRDAKSMLAKIDQVAEFSPDYIALMADILSVLHQVAIAQIVPDAIDNSEGTKAAIQAIAAANTAEDIQMYYQIGMIARKDMPLAPDMKSGFEMAMLRMLVFSPEPVAGDLPPLPELDEPEQLHSPAESLSTARTEGVPAEKKSERVSVHNDDAIAAENVLSSGTPASENIQPEPEPEPEPEPEPEPEPEPEPEPEPVHETPVFAANPSDEMMPFGAYDDVPPEMPEPAPFPEDLAEFMSESAAYSAVRVPEPVVEEPVMAEPPAAVAEPEQYQNLTELPWVQVFWQLDLKGMPQSLFSHAQWNGVHDAVLDLTVPRDYENVYNPRHDEQLLAALEKVGFTVRKVDITFAETEQETPGQYRARKLEEARQSAIVSLKNDPIVQALEQNFGAVLDETTVRPTEQPI, from the coding sequence ATGAGTTATCAGGTTCTTGCTCGTAAATGGCGACCCAAAACATTCTCGCAGATGGTAGGGCAACAGCATGTGCTTAAGGCACTCATCAATGCATTGCAGAATGATCGTCTGCACCATGCTTACCTGTTTACCGGTACGCGTGGTGTTGGTAAAACCACTATCGCCAGACTGTTTGCCAAGAGCCTGAACTGCGAACAGGGCGTCAGTGCTGATCCCTGCGGTGTCTGCGCGGCCTGTGTCGAAGTGGACGAAGGTCGCTTCGTTGATTTGATCGAAGTGGATGCCGCGTCCAGAACGAAAGTCGAAGATACCCGCGAATTACTAGATAACGTGCAATATGCGCCGACTCGTGGACGCTACAAGATCTATCTCATCGACGAAGTGCATATGCTGTCCAATCACAGTTTCAACGCGTTGTTGAAAACCCTGGAAGAGCCGCCTCCGCACGTCAAGTTCCTGCTCGCCACTACGGATCCTCAAAAACTGCCGGTGACTGTATTGTCACGCTGCCTGCAGTTCAATCTCAAAAATATGTCATCGGAACAGGTGGTCAGATACCTGCAGCATATTCTGGCGCAGGAACAAATTGATTACGAAGAGAGTGCTCTGTGGCTGCTGGGCCGAGCCGCTGATGGCAGTATGCGTGATGCTCTGAGCCTGACTGATCAGGCTATTGCCTATGGTCAGGGGCGTATTGTTGAAAGTGATGTCAGCGCCATGTTGGGCACTATGGATCGGCGGCAGATTTTTGGTCTGTTGGACGCCCTGACCCGTCGGGATGCCAAAAGCATGCTGGCAAAGATTGATCAGGTGGCAGAGTTTTCACCGGATTACATTGCCCTCATGGCAGATATTCTGAGTGTATTGCATCAAGTGGCAATTGCTCAGATTGTTCCGGATGCCATCGATAATAGTGAGGGCACTAAGGCAGCCATTCAGGCAATTGCCGCTGCCAATACTGCCGAAGATATTCAAATGTATTACCAGATCGGCATGATCGCACGGAAGGATATGCCGTTGGCGCCGGATATGAAGTCCGGTTTTGAAATGGCCATGCTGCGTATGCTGGTCTTTTCACCTGAGCCAGTTGCGGGTGATTTACCACCTCTGCCTGAATTAGATGAGCCGGAACAATTACATTCCCCGGCTGAGTCCTTGTCCACTGCACGGACAGAAGGCGTGCCTGCAGAAAAAAAGTCTGAACGGGTATCCGTCCATAACGATGATGCCATAGCTGCAGAGAATGTATTGTCATCTGGGACTCCAGCCAGTGAAAATATCCAGCCAGAGCCAGAGCCAGAGCCAGAGCCAGAGCCAGAGCCAGAGCCAGAGCCAGAGCCAGAGCCAGAGCCAGAGCCAGTCCATGAAACACCGGTTTTTGCAGCGAATCCATCAGATGAGATGATGCCGTTTGGAGCATATGACGACGTCCCGCCGGAGATGCCCGAACCTGCGCCGTTTCCGGAAGATCTGGCTGAGTTTATGTCAGAATCGGCAGCGTACTCTGCTGTCCGGGTACCGGAACCTGTGGTTGAAGAACCTGTAATGGCAGAGCCTCCGGCGGCCGTTGCCGAGCCGGAGCAATACCAGAATTTGACTGAATTGCCTTGGGTGCAGGTGTTCTGGCAGCTGGATCTGAAAGGTATGCCTCAGAGTCTGTTCAGTCACGCACAGTGGAATGGTGTCCATGATGCGGTATTGGATTTAACTGTTCCCCGCGATTACGAAAATGTCTATAACCCCCGTCATGACGAACAATTGCTGGCGGCACTTGAAAAGGTTGGCTTTACTGTTCGCAAGGTGGATATTACGTTTGCCGAAACAGAGCAGGAAACTCCTGGTCAGTATCGGGCTCGAAAACTGGAAGAGGCCCGGCAGTCCGCCATTGTCAGCCTGAAAAATGACCCCATCGTACAGGCGTTGGAGCAAAATTTTGGTGCTGTACTGGATGAAACAACGGTACGGCCGACCGAGCAACCCATTTAA
- a CDS encoding family 43 glycosylhydrolase, whose translation MTLKFASMVEKILLTLFLGLMLSVQSAATFAETFTNPLILQRADPWVYKHSDGYYYFTASVPDYDRIILRRASSMQGLSSATEVTAWDQPASGPMSGFVWAPELHWIDGKWYIYYAASEANDIWDIRIYVLENTATNPLTGSWTEKGELKVDGMGNDSRFFALDSTTFVHNNQRYLLWAQIPPGGNSSLYIARMINPWTIDLSTQTMIATPEYSWEKIGHNVNEGPAILKRNGRFFVTFSASATDKNYKLGLLTADQNADLLDPASWHKNPEPIFSSNASTSQFGPGHNSFTRSADDSVDIMIYHARDYENISGEPLYDPNRHTRAKVITWNADGTPNFGVPYANGISGYSSLKSAFSGKCANIDTSVDGGTANGVDLVQQDCNGADSQTFMYESIDSQYFQLKAMHSNRCLDVYGQSAEDGANVNQWDCWGGNNQQWKKVDAGNGYFQLQNRNSQKCLDVFDWNNANGASLKQWSCNGYSVQKWQEIP comes from the coding sequence ATGACACTCAAATTTGCAAGCATGGTTGAAAAGATATTATTGACTCTGTTTCTTGGGCTGATGTTGTCAGTGCAATCTGCGGCAACCTTTGCGGAAACATTCACCAATCCGCTGATCCTTCAACGGGCTGATCCGTGGGTTTATAAACACAGTGATGGTTACTACTATTTTACCGCCTCGGTTCCTGACTATGACCGGATCATTTTACGGCGGGCATCCAGTATGCAGGGGTTAAGTAGTGCTACCGAAGTCACCGCCTGGGATCAGCCGGCCAGCGGACCGATGAGCGGTTTTGTGTGGGCGCCTGAGCTGCACTGGATCGATGGAAAATGGTACATCTACTATGCCGCTTCGGAAGCAAACGACATTTGGGATATTCGAATTTACGTACTGGAAAATACCGCGACTAACCCGCTTACCGGTAGTTGGACGGAAAAAGGTGAACTCAAGGTTGATGGCATGGGTAATGATTCGCGTTTCTTCGCCCTGGATTCAACCACCTTCGTACACAATAATCAGAGATACCTGTTGTGGGCACAAATTCCTCCAGGCGGCAACAGTAGCCTGTATATTGCCCGTATGATCAACCCCTGGACGATCGATCTCTCTACCCAGACCATGATTGCAACACCCGAATACAGTTGGGAAAAAATCGGACATAACGTCAATGAAGGTCCGGCCATACTGAAGCGAAACGGGCGTTTCTTTGTCACGTTTTCTGCCAGTGCAACGGACAAGAACTACAAGTTGGGGCTGTTGACTGCAGACCAGAATGCAGATCTGTTGGATCCAGCCTCCTGGCACAAGAACCCTGAGCCTATCTTCAGCAGCAATGCGTCCACCAGTCAGTTTGGTCCTGGTCATAATTCATTTACCCGGTCTGCGGATGATTCCGTCGACATCATGATCTATCACGCCCGTGATTATGAAAATATCTCTGGCGAGCCATTATATGATCCTAACCGTCATACCCGCGCCAAAGTCATTACCTGGAACGCTGATGGCACCCCGAACTTTGGTGTTCCCTATGCCAATGGCATCAGCGGATACAGTAGTCTGAAGTCGGCGTTCAGTGGCAAATGTGCCAATATCGATACCAGTGTTGATGGTGGTACTGCGAATGGTGTGGATCTGGTGCAGCAGGATTGTAACGGTGCTGATAGCCAGACCTTCATGTATGAAAGTATTGACTCCCAGTACTTTCAGCTGAAAGCCATGCACAGCAACCGTTGCCTGGATGTTTACGGCCAAAGTGCCGAAGACGGTGCAAACGTTAATCAATGGGATTGTTGGGGGGGCAACAACCAACAGTGGAAAAAGGTGGATGCCGGTAATGGTTATTTCCAGCTGCAGAACCGCAACAGCCAAAAATGTCTCGATGTATTCGACTGGAACAATGCCAATGGCGCTTCCCTCAAACAGTGGAGCTGTAACGGCTACAGCGTACAGAAATGGCAGGAGATCCCTTGA
- the queE gene encoding 7-carboxy-7-deazaguanine synthase, producing MYSIKEMFYSLQGEGAHTGRPAIFLRFSGCNLWSGLEKHRREAICQFCDTDFIGTDGQNGGKFKDATTLADTVSRLWPSNQQNRYVICTGGEPALQLDTELILAFKDLGFEVGIETNGTLPLPKGIDWICVSPKGRSTVVVKQCHELKLVYPQPDAMPDRFTDIDAGVRYLSPKNPYDSDHLIISEQSSTRACIEYCLAHPQWRLCLQTHKILKID from the coding sequence ATGTACAGCATTAAAGAGATGTTCTACTCACTTCAAGGTGAAGGGGCACATACCGGCCGGCCGGCCATTTTTCTGCGTTTTAGCGGCTGCAACCTTTGGAGCGGCCTGGAAAAGCATCGCCGTGAGGCGATTTGCCAGTTCTGCGATACAGATTTTATCGGTACGGATGGTCAGAACGGTGGCAAGTTCAAAGACGCCACCACTCTGGCTGATACAGTCTCACGGCTCTGGCCAAGCAATCAGCAAAACCGTTATGTCATCTGCACGGGAGGAGAACCGGCGTTACAGCTGGATACCGAGTTGATTCTGGCATTCAAAGACCTGGGATTTGAAGTTGGCATAGAAACCAATGGCACTCTGCCGCTACCGAAGGGGATTGACTGGATTTGTGTCAGCCCCAAAGGGCGATCTACAGTCGTTGTCAAACAATGCCACGAGTTGAAACTGGTCTATCCACAACCCGATGCGATGCCGGATCGATTCACGGATATTGACGCGGGCGTGCGTTATCTGTCCCCTAAAAACCCCTACGACAGCGATCATCTCATCATTTCAGAACAGAGTTCGACCCGGGCCTGCATTGAGTACTGCCTGGCGCACCCGCAATGGCGACTTTGTCTGCAAACCCATAAAATTTTAAAAATCGACTGA
- a CDS encoding DUF748 domain-containing protein, with protein MTWLKRVTILFIALLMLICLSIWIFSPAISRATLNHLLEPSGIHLTEDSAIRLNPFRSIVSIRQLQLVKDQDTPLALQTLELRYSLFRLLFREVQVTRIYLEGLMVTGGYSGQQVSVAGFDFDTTGSETSSAADATPPPPENDENEGLLFLAPDIELKNITLSFAYLDQVNTVTIEQMNITQSRYQNSSGRSDISGRLLVNDASLTIDAKVDYRSEDTSVRLALDLTQMNLSTYQYLLPQQSDRVSGQLTLALEANIHQSAQALNLTDSKVVIGLNEFGYQNNDVDAAVQDLQLTLAQWQLEIPSDGEMTMTGQLQTALHGLLVRPAASDDILASLGSFEPEPAAIALTGNDIRYQTPAMMLSDIVFSSPQQDSEKPKNNALVDIQKLELAPFEFVSNVLTIGRVEIGASHFNVKLNDSGLANLVELNGPVAEQETVEAEEVLETEKTEAVPATESVPGVRIGEIKSSQPWQIEIEDGSQHPAFKKRFEVTRLSIANIDMQNTEQNIDYALELKDEGYFNLTVNGDVQPFGDEINANIEAHMAEFSLPDVRSYLAKALDFEFKAGQLDTDFSGTVRASKIDSVADVTIRGADFTASQNQPEETNVIGQTAVPLNVALGMLKDRHGDIHLKIPVEGDLEDPSFGVQHILGLVVKKAVMMQTRNYLINTFVPYAQVVKVSMTAGSYALKVRFEDLPYETAQVEVGEAQQLFVDQLSRLMTDKPGLRVKICPVVVPADIGAGASLTEQQTDQLLTLANNRAIAFKARLLESAEVESARLLLCTARTDVKAGSLSRLEFLSVN; from the coding sequence ATGACCTGGCTGAAACGAGTTACTATCCTATTTATTGCGCTGTTAATGCTGATTTGTCTGTCGATCTGGATATTTTCTCCAGCAATCTCGAGGGCGACACTTAATCATCTGCTGGAACCATCAGGTATTCATCTGACTGAAGACAGTGCTATTCGATTGAATCCGTTTCGTTCTATCGTCAGTATTCGTCAGCTTCAGTTGGTTAAAGATCAGGATACTCCGCTGGCGCTGCAGACTCTGGAGCTTCGCTACAGTCTGTTCCGGCTGTTATTTCGAGAGGTACAGGTGACCAGGATCTACCTTGAGGGGTTGATGGTCACCGGCGGTTACAGCGGGCAACAGGTGTCTGTAGCGGGATTTGATTTTGACACAACGGGTTCAGAGACTTCATCGGCGGCCGATGCCACGCCACCGCCCCCTGAAAACGATGAGAATGAGGGGCTGTTGTTTCTCGCACCTGATATCGAATTGAAAAACATAACACTGTCTTTTGCTTATCTGGATCAGGTCAACACCGTGACCATCGAACAGATGAACATTACTCAAAGTCGTTATCAAAACAGCAGCGGTCGTTCGGATATCTCCGGCAGGCTGTTGGTGAACGACGCCAGCTTAACGATTGATGCGAAGGTGGACTATCGGTCTGAGGACACTTCCGTTCGGCTTGCTCTGGATCTGACACAAATGAACCTGTCGACTTATCAATATCTATTACCACAGCAATCAGATCGGGTCAGCGGGCAATTGACGTTGGCACTTGAGGCAAACATTCACCAGAGTGCCCAGGCGCTCAACCTGACTGATTCCAAGGTTGTGATCGGTCTCAATGAGTTTGGTTATCAGAATAATGATGTGGATGCCGCTGTGCAGGATCTGCAACTCACTCTCGCTCAGTGGCAGCTGGAGATTCCCTCTGATGGAGAAATGACAATGACGGGGCAGCTGCAAACGGCTCTGCATGGTCTGCTGGTTCGCCCAGCGGCATCAGATGATATTCTGGCTTCGCTGGGGAGTTTTGAACCGGAACCGGCGGCAATTGCTCTGACCGGAAATGATATCCGTTACCAGACACCCGCCATGATGCTCAGTGACATCGTATTTTCCTCGCCGCAACAGGATAGTGAGAAACCAAAAAACAACGCATTGGTTGATATACAAAAACTTGAACTGGCACCGTTCGAGTTTGTTTCAAATGTCCTGACCATCGGTCGGGTGGAGATTGGTGCCAGTCATTTTAATGTCAAGCTGAATGACTCAGGGCTGGCGAATCTGGTTGAGCTGAATGGCCCGGTCGCTGAGCAGGAAACCGTTGAAGCAGAGGAAGTGCTTGAAACAGAAAAAACGGAAGCCGTACCGGCAACCGAATCCGTTCCGGGAGTCCGGATCGGAGAGATAAAAAGTTCTCAGCCCTGGCAGATAGAAATTGAAGACGGTAGTCAGCACCCGGCGTTTAAAAAACGTTTTGAAGTGACCCGGTTGTCCATAGCCAATATCGATATGCAGAATACCGAGCAGAATATCGACTATGCCTTGGAATTAAAGGATGAAGGCTATTTCAACCTGACCGTAAACGGTGATGTGCAGCCGTTCGGGGATGAGATCAATGCGAATATTGAGGCACACATGGCAGAGTTTTCGTTACCGGATGTTCGTAGCTATCTGGCTAAAGCCCTGGATTTTGAATTTAAAGCCGGGCAACTGGATACAGATTTCAGTGGGACTGTGCGGGCATCGAAAATTGACTCCGTTGCGGATGTCACGATCAGAGGCGCGGATTTTACCGCCAGCCAGAACCAGCCGGAAGAAACCAATGTCATTGGCCAGACTGCCGTCCCTCTGAACGTGGCTTTGGGGATGCTCAAGGACCGACATGGTGATATTCACTTGAAGATTCCCGTGGAGGGAGATCTCGAAGATCCCAGTTTTGGCGTGCAACATATTTTGGGGCTGGTCGTCAAAAAAGCCGTTATGATGCAAACCAGAAATTACCTGATCAATACGTTTGTCCCTTATGCGCAAGTGGTCAAAGTATCCATGACGGCTGGATCTTATGCCTTAAAAGTACGTTTTGAGGATCTGCCCTATGAGACCGCACAGGTAGAGGTAGGTGAAGCACAACAGCTGTTTGTTGACCAGTTGAGCCGACTGATGACAGATAAACCGGGTTTGCGGGTGAAAATCTGTCCGGTCGTTGTTCCGGCGGATATCGGTGCCGGGGCATCGTTGACAGAGCAACAGACCGACCAGCTGCTGACTCTGGCCAACAATCGTGCTATTGCTTTCAAGGCACGGTTACTGGAGTCGGCGGAGGTTGAATCCGCCAGGCTTTTGCTCTGTACCGCCAGAACAGATGTCAAAGCCGGTAGCCTGTCACGGTTGGAATTTTTGTCCGTGAACTGA
- a CDS encoding endo alpha-1,4 polygalactosaminidase, producing the protein MRFKYFLLGMPVLAAISFTSCQEISNVDEQTPDATDSSNQQPSNDQEESSNEQDNSSNNQSWYQPTVGVKWQWQLQQTLNTSYNVDIYDIDLFDTSKETIATLQSTGKKVICYFSAGSYEEWRDDANQFNAADKGAKLDDWEGERWLDIRSSNVRTIMTKRLDLAKIKGCDGVEPDNMDGYQNNPGFNLTANDQLDYNRFIATEAHQRNLSVGLKNDLDQVAQLVSHFDFSVNEQCFEYDECDLLKPFIDAGKPVLNAEYNSKYRNNTTTRNDLCTQSVNMQFSTLILPLALDDSYRDSCLTPE; encoded by the coding sequence ATGAGGTTTAAATATTTTCTGTTAGGCATGCCAGTGCTGGCGGCAATTTCATTTACCAGCTGTCAGGAAATCAGTAATGTTGATGAGCAAACACCGGATGCAACGGATTCCAGTAACCAGCAGCCTTCCAATGACCAAGAGGAGTCTTCCAATGAGCAGGACAACTCTTCAAATAACCAGTCATGGTATCAACCTACGGTTGGCGTGAAATGGCAGTGGCAGTTACAGCAAACGCTGAATACGAGCTATAACGTCGATATTTATGACATCGATCTGTTTGATACCAGCAAGGAGACCATCGCTACGCTGCAAAGCACTGGGAAAAAAGTCATCTGTTACTTCTCTGCAGGATCCTATGAAGAATGGCGCGACGATGCCAATCAGTTCAATGCTGCAGATAAAGGCGCCAAACTGGATGATTGGGAAGGTGAACGCTGGCTGGATATTCGCTCCAGTAATGTCCGCACTATTATGACGAAGCGGCTTGATCTGGCCAAAATAAAAGGCTGTGATGGCGTTGAGCCGGATAACATGGATGGTTATCAAAATAACCCTGGTTTCAACTTAACCGCCAACGACCAACTGGATTACAACCGGTTTATCGCGACTGAAGCCCACCAGCGAAACTTATCTGTTGGCTTGAAAAACGATCTTGACCAGGTGGCACAACTGGTGAGTCATTTCGATTTTTCAGTGAACGAACAATGCTTCGAATATGATGAGTGCGATCTGTTGAAACCTTTTATTGATGCCGGCAAACCAGTTCTGAATGCGGAATACAATAGTAAATATCGCAACAACACAACGACCCGTAACGACCTCTGCACCCAGTCCGTTAACATGCAGTTCAGCACACTGATATTGCCACTTGCACTGGATGACAGTTACAGGGACAGCTGCCTTACCCCCGAATAA
- a CDS encoding NAD(P)/FAD-dependent oxidoreductase, translating into MATIVIIGAGLGGMPMAFEMKDMVRSQDQVIMISDKDYFHFVPSNPWIAVNWRKREEITVPLAGPLKKRKVELIVASVERIVPEQNLIELNTGATVSYDHLIISTGPRLAFDEIPGLGPQGYTQSVCHVDHAEAARDEWLKFVEQPGPIVVGAVQGASCFGPAYEFAFIMDKDLRDRKIRDQVPMTFVTPEPYIGHLGLDGVGDSKTMMESELRSRHIDWICNAKVEKIEDGIMYVIECDDEGQEKKRHELPFNYSMMLPAFTGINALRGIDGLVNPRGFVIIDEHQCNPTYRNIWGIGVAVAIAPKKPTPVPTGVPKTGFMIESMVTATAHNIRARLDDKPEKAKATWNAICLADMGDTGVAFVAMPQIPPRNVNWMKSGKWVHVAKVAFEKYFLRKVRAGVSEPLYERMIMKSLGIVKLKDPQNH; encoded by the coding sequence ATGGCGACTATAGTAATTATCGGTGCTGGTCTGGGCGGGATGCCCATGGCATTTGAGATGAAAGATATGGTCAGATCACAAGATCAGGTCATCATGATCAGTGACAAGGATTATTTTCACTTTGTTCCTTCCAATCCCTGGATAGCAGTTAACTGGCGAAAACGAGAGGAAATTACCGTACCGCTGGCAGGTCCACTTAAAAAACGAAAAGTCGAACTGATCGTTGCCAGTGTCGAGCGTATTGTGCCGGAGCAGAATCTGATAGAACTGAATACCGGTGCGACCGTCAGTTATGACCATCTGATTATTTCAACCGGTCCACGACTCGCATTCGACGAAATCCCAGGTCTGGGACCGCAGGGTTATACCCAATCTGTTTGTCATGTGGATCATGCTGAGGCAGCACGGGATGAATGGTTGAAATTTGTCGAGCAACCAGGGCCGATAGTGGTCGGGGCAGTGCAAGGAGCGTCTTGTTTCGGGCCGGCTTACGAGTTTGCCTTCATTATGGATAAAGATCTGCGCGACCGGAAAATTCGTGATCAGGTGCCCATGACATTTGTTACCCCGGAACCTTATATAGGTCATTTGGGGCTGGATGGTGTTGGCGATAGCAAGACCATGATGGAGTCTGAGCTGCGCAGTCGGCACATCGATTGGATCTGTAATGCCAAAGTCGAAAAAATTGAAGATGGCATCATGTATGTCATCGAGTGTGATGACGAGGGGCAGGAGAAAAAACGCCATGAATTGCCTTTTAACTACTCCATGATGTTACCGGCTTTTACTGGTATCAATGCCCTGAGGGGGATTGATGGACTGGTTAACCCCAGAGGCTTTGTCATCATCGATGAGCATCAATGTAATCCGACCTATCGGAATATCTGGGGAATCGGCGTCGCGGTGGCCATTGCTCCCAAGAAACCCACTCCGGTACCCACCGGTGTACCCAAAACCGGCTTTATGATAGAGAGCATGGTGACGGCAACGGCTCATAATATCCGTGCCCGTTTGGATGACAAACCAGAGAAAGCCAAAGCCACCTGGAATGCGATTTGTCTGGCGGATATGGGGGATACCGGTGTTGCCTTCGTGGCCATGCCACAGATTCCGCCCAGAAACGTGAACTGGATGAAAAGCGGAAAATGGGTGCATGTGGCCAAGGTTGCATTTGAGAAGTATTTTTTGAGGAAAGTCCGCGCCGGTGTCAGTGAACCGTTATATGAGCGGATGATTATGAAATCTTTGGGGATTGTGAAGCTTAAAGATCCTCAAAATCATTAA
- a CDS encoding DNA binding protein gives MIDVDYDKQIQELKKNIEELERRKQEALKREEGFNAFDEALQRIFDEYGLTEYDLFLLKSVDICKWLEKLAGEAIQPGSFHEIKEMMGKLYARENGLVSGKRKSAKVGKKAVVVKKEQPKLEIGIYTNPHTQQTVEKKRRNPKELDAWLDEYGYDTVVAWKQD, from the coding sequence ATGATCGACGTCGATTACGATAAGCAGATTCAGGAACTGAAAAAAAATATCGAAGAACTGGAACGCAGGAAGCAGGAAGCACTTAAGCGTGAAGAAGGATTTAATGCCTTCGACGAAGCTCTGCAGCGTATTTTTGATGAATACGGTCTGACCGAATATGACCTGTTTTTGCTAAAAAGCGTGGATATCTGCAAATGGCTTGAAAAGCTGGCTGGTGAAGCGATCCAACCAGGTAGTTTCCATGAAATCAAAGAGATGATGGGCAAGCTGTATGCGCGCGAAAACGGTCTTGTTTCTGGAAAACGCAAGTCTGCCAAAGTCGGAAAAAAAGCGGTTGTTGTAAAAAAAGAACAGCCCAAACTGGAGATTGGTATATATACCAATCCTCATACTCAGCAAACCGTTGAGAAAAAACGCCGTAATCCAAAAGAGCTGGATGCCTGGCTTGATGAATATGGTTACGACACAGTGGTAGCCTGGAAACAGGATTGA
- the lysS gene encoding lysine--tRNA ligase, which produces MSDQQNHSEENHIIAERKQKLNKLAELRGVAFPNDFRRKHMAADLQAEYGELDKDALVEKKIQVAVAGRVIRRGGPFVAIRDGSDAVIQVYVGKPLQKESDDWQLLDIGDIIGATGELHKSGKGELYVNIEQLSDFRILTKSLRPLPDKYHGLADQEMKYRQRYVDLIMSDETRKAFVTRSKIIDGIRDFLKSRDFMEVETPMLQVIPGGATAKPFITHHNSMDIDMYLRIAPELYLKRLVVGGFERVFEINRNFRNEGVSTRHNPEFTMLEFYQAYADYNDMIDLTEALLRQLALDILGSLQIVYQGEEYDFSQPFARMSMVESILHYNPDLTADDIATLENATQVATKLGIRVKDSWGIGKVQTEIFEATVEENLKGPIFITQYPAEISPLARANDQNALITDRFEFFISGRELANGFSELNDPIDQAQRFQQQVAEKDAGDDEAMFYDADYINALEYGLPPTAGEGIGIDRLIMFFNNANTIKDVILFPHMKPLTQK; this is translated from the coding sequence ATGTCTGATCAGCAAAATCATTCTGAAGAAAATCATATCATTGCCGAGCGTAAGCAGAAGCTGAACAAACTTGCTGAATTAAGAGGCGTTGCATTCCCCAACGATTTCCGTCGAAAACACATGGCCGCCGATCTGCAGGCCGAGTACGGTGAGTTGGATAAAGATGCTTTGGTTGAGAAGAAGATTCAAGTGGCCGTTGCCGGACGTGTTATCCGTCGTGGCGGTCCTTTCGTCGCCATTCGTGATGGTTCCGACGCGGTTATTCAGGTCTATGTTGGCAAACCGTTGCAGAAAGAGAGTGATGACTGGCAGTTGCTGGATATCGGCGACATCATAGGAGCCACAGGTGAGCTGCATAAATCCGGAAAAGGTGAGCTGTACGTGAATATCGAACAGTTAAGCGATTTCCGGATTCTGACCAAATCCCTGCGGCCATTGCCGGATAAATACCATGGACTGGCAGATCAGGAGATGAAATATCGTCAGCGTTATGTTGACCTGATCATGAGTGATGAAACCCGCAAAGCCTTTGTAACACGCTCGAAAATCATCGACGGTATTCGTGATTTCCTTAAGTCGCGCGACTTTATGGAAGTTGAAACGCCCATGTTGCAGGTGATTCCCGGTGGTGCCACAGCCAAACCGTTTATTACCCATCATAACAGCATGGATATAGACATGTACCTGCGGATTGCGCCTGAGCTTTATTTGAAGCGTCTTGTTGTAGGTGGTTTTGAACGGGTATTTGAGATCAATCGCAACTTCCGTAATGAAGGGGTTTCCACCCGGCATAATCCTGAGTTCACCATGCTCGAATTCTATCAGGCGTATGCAGATTACAACGATATGATCGATTTGACTGAAGCATTATTGCGTCAACTGGCTCTGGATATTCTGGGGTCATTGCAGATTGTTTATCAGGGCGAGGAGTATGACTTTTCACAGCCGTTTGCGCGTATGAGTATGGTGGAATCCATCCTGCACTATAACCCCGATTTGACGGCTGATGATATCGCCACGCTTGAAAACGCTACTCAAGTGGCCACTAAACTGGGTATTCGGGTGAAAGACAGCTGGGGTATCGGTAAGGTTCAGACCGAAATATTTGAGGCGACGGTGGAAGAAAATCTGAAAGGTCCCATATTCATTACTCAATATCCCGCTGAAATTTCACCGCTGGCACGTGCCAACGATCAGAATGCATTAATCACTGATCGTTTTGAGTTTTTCATTAGTGGGCGTGAACTGGCCAATGGCTTTTCTGAGTTGAATGATCCGATCGATCAGGCTCAGCGCTTTCAGCAGCAGGTGGCCGAAAAAGATGCCGGTGATGATGAAGCTATGTTCTATGATGCAGATTACATCAACGCGTTGGAGTATGGGCTGCCTCCAACGGCAGGTGAAGGTATCGGAATTGACCGGTTAATTATGTTCTTTAATAACGCAAACACCATTAAAGATGTAATTTTATTTCCACACATGAAGCCATTGACGCAAAAGTAA